The genomic interval TAAAGATGAGCGACAACAAAATCAACGGGAAAAAAGTCGTATaaagagagaggagagagcgagagtgggCGAGCTGCTGACGCCAGTGTGACCCAATTGAAGGGTGTATGTTGTGGAGTGTGGCTGTCCATGTCTGAAACAGCATCAGCGTCATTCAGTGACGACATCACCCACAGCGGggcgcacaacaacaaataagttGTCATATAATGGACATGTCTGCATCTGACCGCCAATCCGTTTCTGTTTCCCTCTACCTTTCGTTCCCTCTCTCGCTTTTACTCCCTCTGTCAGCAGCAGGAAATCGATGTTGTCGTGAGCAGCGCTGCTGACGTCGCACAAAACTTTTTGCTCCAATTTGCACGcacccacaacaacaagaaagtCGCGACTGTCGTAAGTTGAAGTTAACGtgggtgtgcatgtgtgtgtgtgtgcgtgtttctGTATGCATGCGTGCATTTGTGTGAAGAGCAGCAGAACTCTTAAATTCCATATTCCACATTTCTTATGCGGcgaacgcagcagcagcagcaataacaataacaacacaaccaATAGCAACAATGATGGCGAcgctgttactgttgctgctgctgctgctgcggcgagTTTTGCTTCGTGTTCTCTTCTTGTTGCTTTCGCGCATTTTAAAAATAGCCAGGCCAGCGcacagcaaacaacaacagcaacacgaaACGTACAAGCATCGAGTGGCGTATGCGAGCTTTTTAAGGCGCACCTAAAatactcttttttttatttatacatttaagACATATCGGTTTTcgatacatgtacatacatgtatgtgaCTAAGTAAATACTCTAACTGATCTAATTGGGAAAGCCTTGCTTATGTGGTCGGTTTACAGCttaactatatacatatacaaatgttGTATACATTTAGATACtatattttgaatttcaataaagaaatttaataacgTCCTTCCACTTTTATTACATTACTCTTTTGGtgtaatacaaaataagtaTAGCATACTTTCGGGGTGCCGCATTGAACCACATGACATTCGAAATGATATTAAATACGCTgactatgcaaatatttaaactgtTCTCAAAGATCGATCGCAACATCGCACAAGCGGCGCAAAGTCAAATACTCAGGCGGTATGCTCGATGGGTAAGGGTATCGTCAGCAGAAAGCGacccaaaacgacaaaaaaatgccaacaacaaaaggcaacaacaaaaaagataTTAATGAAATCGTTTTTAACTCGTTTCGCTCAAGTATTTTCATGCGTTTTGTTGTGGGGGGACTTGTATCTCACTCTGCCCCTCTCgctctgtctttctctctgAGTTTCGCCGCGGCCGggttatacaaaaaataagtgcaacaacacaaatacataaaatatatgataaaaacaaacacgATACGATCGACACGACACGAGAGactacaattaaaaaaaaaatctcaaaatcaaatgcgaaggctcttatatttttttttttttttttgagtatatTGGTTAACCGAAATTGATTTCTTAAAGCAAGTGCGCCATTTGTTTACTAATTACCAGATTTGGATTTGAATTGTGCAAGCCCGTTTTGGGTGCTTCCAtttggcgttgccagatcGGCTGGCCGCGATAGCTAATGCACGAGTATTTTTAGGCTGGCGCTTATCAATTTCATTGAGCACATACACTAAGGCATATGTATTACTAGGCAAAGCACATTTTGCCTGTCACACTGTGACTGAAAGTGTGACTGGGAACTGTGACTGTGCCGCAGGAATTAGTTTAGGCATTTCTACATGACATTTACAGattctatacaaaatatatgtacaaaatatgttgttgattgcaatttatatttgACGGAAATTACCTTTTTGACTCGTTGACAAAGTACTGTAGAGAGATAACTGAGAAACCAGCCAAATTGATAATAAAAGTACatgaaaaactattaaatttgGCTCTCAATAAGATTTTTTCTTTGAAGAAATGGatgtattttgtaaataatattttgtatacattttataaattcaattagaTTTGCTCATCGATAACATTTGAATGTTCATATATTGATAGCCAACTGATCCTAAGATCATATTCTGAATGAATACAGATTGTAAGATTgtcattaataatataatttttgttcaaattttttgtaattgttgtcGACCTCGATTTAAACTTGATTTTGGCCTGCTGCATTTCTATCTGGCTGGGTCTTATGAAACAACAATGCTGCCAAGAAGCCAAGTTAGAGGCTTCTATAAAAAGGGACACTGCAATTTCCACCGATAATGGACAATGCCCTAAGCCGATgaagaaacaaaatgaaaagcacAAATCACTGCTTCCGTAATAATATATCGGATATGGTTGGGTCTGTGCgctaagcatatatatatatatatatatagttaggTATATAAATATGGTGTCTGTTCAAAAGGCAACTGCGCAAAATggcaagaagcagcagaagaaaTCTCAACATTTGTGTGTATACCAAACGGAGAACAGGTAAAGAAGCAACTGGTTCACAAAGCCGACTAAAGAAGTGAAGgccaacggcaacagcagcaacggcagcagaaGAAAAAGCAAAACTCTGTGACCAAAAATATGCAGACTCAAGAAGAGTTATATCTGCTGCCCCAACCCAAacccaaccccaaccccaaccctCTCTGCGACTACCCAACGCTGTCTTGACCACTGCAAATACCAAAAACCGATGACGCAGCGTCGTGTGGAGGTCATCAAACTATGatgacgtcgccgtcgcctcCGGCTCACCACAGACgcgacaaaataaaatacaatgaAAGGTGAGCTATACATTATTGTGTGGGAAGGGGGGCGGGCTTGGGCTTTTGAAGCAACAAGTGAATTCGCCATAACCATGGTTTGAAAGTCAAACTTGCTTCTTATCAGGTGTAAGTCCAGAGGTTCCGCGTTTCATACCATATCTGGGTTAATTGATACGCTGATAAGACAGCCGAATGCGTTGGGAACAGCTAAACAAAACATGTTCAATTCGAAGCAGTTGTTATTTCATTGCATATCGCAATATTATTAGTTAGCAATTACCTAGCACCCAGAGAGCAGTTAAAACTGTTTGAGAATTAGAGTCATGCGCAAtattaaaagctttaagaAAGTACAACTTCTATTAGTTATACCCTTGCACTGGGCATCACATTTTGGAAATCATCAGCTCATCTATAAGGTTTATACTCTTAATAATTATCAGAGTCGATATAGCcttgtccgtccgtctgttaCTAGGCAAACTCAGTCTCTCGATGTTCGATCTATTTTCATGAAACTTGGGAATCGAGCTTTGGTATAAACAACTTTTTACGAGCTTCACTGCGAACCATCGgacttacatatatgtatatcgtaAAGCTCGCATAAAAATTAATAGGtagaaaatagttttttttttttaaatgttaatcTTTTGCATTGACAAAAAAGTATTACATTTTAGGAAATCATCTAAAAAattcataatttaattaagtgggtcagcaaaatgtgaaaatatgaatatttaactTATAAAACTAAACCTCTGTTAAATATACATGTCGCGTTGCTTTTTACAGAGCTCAATGAATGTTAtgtgtcacacacacatacacacacactcacacacacacttatatatacatatattaatgcATGCTAGCACCGAGCACCCATTGTAGAATTACATGTGCCAATATTCTAATtagaaatgcaaatgaaatgtgaCGTCATCGCCAAGGCAATGAATTGGAGTTGTTTGTTCAGTTATAAAGCCGTTAGTTTcgcgcgcacacatacacgcacagaAACTATAAGCTTATATGCGCACACTTAACACACAGCATAAGAGAAAGAGGCAGCAAGACCATTAAGCggcaagaagcagcagcaggttgATGGATCGGGAAGTGGGCAGCGTGACCAGTATTGCCAcatagagaaaaaaaaaaaaccaaaaaaaaatcaaataccTACTGCAGATCGTGCTTTGTCACagccataaaaaatatatatgtacatatgtaattatataaattaagcaTACAAGGGGAAGTCGTAATGTTCGGTGAACTCCTTTTTCCTTTAAGCAGCAGCGCGTCAGCTGGGGCGGCCGGCATGGCCTGGCATGGGCACTgctcaaaaatgaaaatgcccAGCGcagcacccacacacacacacacatacacactcacacacgcttATATATGCGGACGTCACATTTTTCGCAGCCTCTACATTCTAATACtatttcatacatacatatgtacatacatacctacccACATTTTTGTGGTTCCTCTATGGCCTGGGATATAGATTTTTCTGCCACGTTTTTCACACACTTTTACTTAAGCCACACACTTGGTTTCGATCTCAATTTGAAGCTTGTaattttagcatttaattgTGTCTAGTTTAATGCCGCTCGCTGCACGATTTCTACGTAAAAAGCGGAGcctaaaaactataaaatcaaaatgtgcTTCAATGCTGCTTCCTCTTCGACACCATGACAATTGGTGGCTGCAGAAAGAATGAacgagagagagtgagtgagagagagagagagacagaggcgAACaagcggtggcggcggcggcgacaagCGAATtgaaaagcaacagcagcgaagTGCGGCCGCCGCGGCGATGATGACGTTACGGCAaatgctgcttttgttgttgtcaatttGTGAATTTACAGTCAACGGGCCAAAAGGGCTTCAAGTCGAGAAGCGCACTTTTTgcaatattcaattaaaattgaacgAGTGTACCTGTGTATTTTGAAgtcaaaattaacttttttttggaGCACTCGCGTACGCGACGCGTTTTTACCAACAGCGAGAAATGAGCAACTTGTGCATTGGTATTGGTGTCGTAGTCGTCGTACGTGTTTTATTGCCTGCTTTGCTTTTGATACTTTGTTTGTTCTTTTACACACACTTTCTTATACACACAGCGTTGCTTTTGCGCTCATCAGTGCCGCGACTATTGTGTTCATTTAAATGTTACCCAGAATGTCAGTTCAGGTATTAATTTGCcatcaaatttaatgcaaaattaattgGTACACATGAACTCAAAATGAGGCAAGCATATACataagcacgcacacacaaccaaAACGTGAGCGGCGcgcagtttttgttgtttacattttacaGCTGTTGATCAGCTGTGCTCAAACAGCTGTTAGGCACGCATGTTAACAAGTCTGTTTATTAACATGCAAAGCTGGCAGGCAGGTTGGCAGCATTGCTATGGTTGTCAACTGTTGCCaacgtattttattttttcaatttaagtttCGGTTTTTTGGACCCAGGCATATAAACAAACTGTACGAAACATTTAACTCCATTTTGGATATGCATTTTGCTATTTGCTTAAAGTCCTAAGCCAAAACGCAACggcgagtttttttttttttttgagacaGTGCAATGAACTGCAGTCTGGGAATGCACACGATAATCGAGAGGGTTGGCTGGGAATCAAGCACGTTGCCAATtcacaaagcaaaaaaaaaagaaaaaaagaaaaacggaAAGGGTAGCACAGATCtctaattgcatttgcagccGCAACACAAATTGAATGCTTCTTGTAAAGTCATTCGGCTCCAGCGCAACCCTagggcttttgttttttttttggggtgcAACAGATTGCAAATTTTCGGCGCAGTCTTGTGTATggcttatgtacatatgtatattgtttttcttatcGTTTTTTGGGCATTTCGCTTATGATTAATGGAGACAGGGTTGAACAAAGGGCACAagcacaaatgcaaattgcgttCGGCTaagctaacaacaacaatgtcaaACTCATTTAATACCTTTAACGTCCCTGGCGTCTGGTCTCTGGTCTCTGGTCTGTCGCCATGTCGCGATCGTCACTCAAATATCAATTATGACAAACACTTCGTAGTGGCTGTGCTCCACGTCCTGCACCACTTGCATGGCCGAATATGTGATTGCCTTCACCTCGGTGCCCTGCGGATGTTTGCCCAGCTCGAAGGGTTCGCCGTAGCAGCGGCACACAATCTCGAAGTTGTCCAGATCGAATTTTGTGATTTCCAGTTTCTTGCACACCAAAAAGGGCTCTGCCGAAAACAGGAACAACAGCTCGTCTAGAAAATGAAACAGCAGCCCTTCGATGTCATCGCCCTTGGCCTCGATCTCGTAGCACGACTCCACCGAAACATAATCCAGCTCCGTCATGTAGCCAAACATGGCCACGCCGCATTGCTCGAATGCCTCCTGCAGTGTGCTGCCCCAACCGTGCAATCTGCCGGAAAGGAAAGAAATTTTGTACTCTACTAAGCCAATTGGCGCCGGCAACGTGGTCTACGTACTGCACATCTGCTGTGTGGTCCAAATCTGGCAAGAATCAATCTTCTAATTGCTGTAGATTAATTGCATTAACAATGGTTACTCACATTCATATTTCATTTCGGGCAGTAAAAAGTTTTCCTTGCTAAATTCCACCTCCATTTCAATAACAGttatttgttgcttgttgtatTTCGTGAATTTGGCCAATAAAAGTGCCGCTGCGCTGCGACGCCAAACAGCTGTTGCTTGTTTAAAATTTCCCTTTAGGGATAAATTAACAGCGCGTGTAACATTTACTTGACTGGAATGTAATCAACAGCGGTAAGCgctgtatttaattttttattttgtaacaGAATACAAATGTTCCCTACTGTTATTAGTAAATGTTTTGAGCTCAGCAGGAATTGTTGATCGGCGAAAACAGTAGTGTGGGTGTTGTTCCCTGACATTTGGGACAGATAGGTTCACGTCTAAGCTAACAGCTGTTGTTTACAGACGGATGTGTACCGACTGCATCAGCTCTTCTGTTATTAACATTTCCCTTTAGGGTTATAAGccgaaaaaaaatgtattggGTACCTTCTTATATGAATTATTATAtgattatatttgtttaattgttattGGCTACTTACTAAATTTCGTAAACTAAAACTTGTGCCACCTGTTGCATATTATCGATGTGTGGATGGTGATGTCTGTACCAATTTAGGTCACATGGGTTCGAGTCTTAAATACCGCCTGTATTCATTTCTGCTAATAACAGTTTCACCGCGGCTATTgacaatttatcgataatcgaaacAGAAATTGAGCATTTTCACGCATGTGGAATACTGCCACATTGCATTAAAGAGCACaaattttcttacaaaaaaaaaagaagcaaaataaaagtgaaGGTGCAATTGATATTAATAATTGCATCGCCCACGTACATATAAAGTACGTTGGAATGTGTTAGCCAAGAAATTCGAAATATACAATAGAAATTAAGCTCAACACATATGAACTATGGACACCGCATCGGACAACGACAGCGATGAGGGCTCCATTGGCGGCAACGCTGCAAATGATATGGGCATTGACCTGACCGGTATATTATTTGGTAATATTGACTCGGAGGGCAAGCTAGtggacgatgatgatgacagGGGACATGTATTCGATGCTGAGCTGCGTGAAAATCTAAGCTCTTTGTCAAAGTAAGATTTCTCTATGTAAACACATATACTCCGACTGTACGTGTGTTGAAAATTTTAGATTGGGACTCAATTCACTCTTGAACGAGGTAATTGATCAGAATGCTGGCGCCAATTCGGATGAGGAGCCTGAGGAGAAGCCTGCGCCAGAGTCAGCTGAAGGGCTGAGCGCTTTTGATGCCTTGAAGGCTGGCCTCAACAGCGAGACAAACGAGGATGGCTTAATTAAGGCTCAGGACGATGCCATTGATTATTCGGATATAAACGAACTGTCCGAGGACTGCCCACGCACGCCGTCGCCCCCATCACAGCCGTCAGAGGAAGCAGCTACCTCTGCCTCCACCTATGACGATTTGGAAGATGCCATACCAGCTACCAAGGTGGAGGCAAAGTCCAGTAAGTGCCCAGAAACATGATCAAAGATTCAGTTAAATAGTTGTATGTGCTTGCAGACAAAGATGATAAGGAGCTTATGCCGCCGCCTAGTGCGCCTATGCGCAGTGCCAGTGCACCGTCCTCGGGCAACGAGGAGTCACCCACTAAACCAGGCACTGCTGATGGAACTAGTTCCACCGACGAGAAGTCAAGTGAGGCCAAAGGTAATACCAGCTTAGCTCAGACAATATATTTTGTAGAAAATCAAAAGTCAGTTTGATTGGTGTAAATCggatgaaaatcaaaatgaatcGTTTTCTGTAGATATTTCGATCTTTATGGGCGGTGAAACACATattcattcttttttttttgtgtataaaGCTGTggaaataagtttgaagccgATCGTATGAAAATTGAACTTTCACCCATATCCCGTATTCCCGTCTGTTCCAACCATGGGATGGACGCtccgaaaagtgtgaaacacgtctccaATGAATTTTGACGAAGATCTATGAAATGAACACCAATGAAGTGTCAAGCTATCTATTTCCATCAATTTTCCACAGTTGCGGGAGGAATTTTCCTAAGCAAAACATGTCTGTCCACAATCAGTTAGCCAGGATAAACCGTTTAATACATGAATATATAGAAGATATAgtaaaatttacatttaattccATTTAAGctatatgtaaaatatttatttctatgcAGCAGAGGCAGATCGCCGCCTGGACACGCCGTTAGCGGACATATTGCCATCCAAATACCAAAATGTCGACGTCTGCGAGCTGTTTCCTGACTTCCGGCCACAGAAGGTGCTGCGCTTTTCACGCCTATTCGGGCCGGGCAAGCCGACCAGCTTACCTCAGATCTGGCGACATGTGCGAAAGCGTCGCCGCAAGCGCCATCAATCGCGCGATCAAAAGACAACCAATACAGGCGGCTCGGACTCGCCCAGCGATACGGAGGAGCCACGCAGACGCGGTTTTGGCATTCACTTTGGGCCAGAGCCATCGCCGGCACAGTGCATGTCCGATGATGAGGACAAGTTGCTCAGCGATCTGAACAGTGTGGATGTGCGTCAGGAGGGGCCGGACAATGGCGAGAACAGCGATCAGAAGCCCAAGGTGGCTGACTGGCGCTATGGACCCGCACAGATCTGGTACGATATGCTGGAGGTGCCTGACTCGGGTGAGGGCTTCAACTACGGCTTCAAGACCAAGCAGGATAAGACATCCTCGGCGCTGTCCAAGCTCACCGGCGATCGCTCGGCAACCAGTGCGGCTACCGATGTCGCGCAGGATCAAAGCATTGCGGATGATGCCTTTCTCATGGTCTCACAATTGCACTGGGAGGACGATGTCGTCTGGGATGGCAACGATATTAAGGCCAAGGTGCTGCAGAAACTTAACTCAAAGACCAATGCCGCTGGCTGGCTTCCCTCGAGCGGCTCCCGCACAGCCGGCGCCTTCAGTCAGCCGGGCAAGTCCGCCTTGCCAGTgggcaacagcggcagcaacagtggCGGCAACAGCGGCAAACAGAACTCTGGTGGATCAACTAAAAAAGCGCTTCAGAGGTGAGTTGCCTTGTGAATTTTTTAGCAATTCTGTGCAATTAGCTGGTCTTCTGTAATTTGAATCACAGTGCTGCGCAGAACAAACAGGTGGAGGCTCAAGACGATACCTGGTACAGTCTGTTTCCCGTGGAGAATGAGGAGCTCATCTACCACAAGTGGGAGGATGAGGTGATTTGGGATGCTCAGCAGATGAGCAAGGTGCCCAAGCCCAAAGTGTTGACTCTGGATCCAAATGATGAGAACATTATACTTGGCATACCCGATGACATTGATCCGTCCAAGATAAACAAGAACACTGGACCACCGCCCAAGATTAAGATACCGCATCCACACGTCAAGAAATCAAAGATTTTGCTTGGCAAAGCGGGTGTCATCAATGTGCTTGCCGAGGACACGCCCCCACCGCCGCCCAAGAGCCCAGATCGCGATCCCTTTAACATTTCCAATGATTCGTAAGCAACAGCCATTTAATGGTTTCCATGTGCACTGTTAATCATatcataaattgttttttgcaGTTATTACACACCCAAAACTGAGCCCACACTTCGCCTTAAAGTGGGCGGCGGGAATCTCATACAGCACTCGACGCCAGTTGTGGAGCTGCGCGCTCCGTTTGTGCCCACACACATGGGTCCGATGAAGCTGCGCGCCTTCCATCGGCCGCCGCTTAAGAAATTCTCGCACGGACCCCTTGCACAGATCATGCCGCATCCGGTCTATCCGCTGCTGAAGCACATTGTAAAGAAGGCCAAACAACGCGAGGTAGAACGCATAGCTTCTGGTGGCGGCGACGTCTTCTTCATGCGCAATCCCGAAGATCTGAGCGGCAAGGATGGGGATATTGTACTGGCTGAGTTTTGCGAGGAGCATCCACCGCTTATGAATCAAGTGGGCATGTGCTCCAAGATCAAAAACTACTACAAGCGCAAGGCCGAAAAGGATAGTGGTCCGCAGGATTACGTTTATGGCGAAGTGGCCTTTGCCCATACCAGTCCATTTTTGGGCATACTCCATCCGGGTCAGTGCATCCAAGCACTCGAGAATAATATGTACCGCGCGCCCATCTATCCGCACAAAATGTCGCCCACTGATTTCTTGATTATACGCACGCGCAACAGCTATTGGATACGTGTTGTGAATGCCATCTTTACTGTTGGTCAGGAGTGTCCACTGTACGAGGTGCCGGGACCCAACTCGAAGCGTGCCAACAATTTTACGCGAGACTTCTTGCAGGTTTGTTAGAGCAAGAATTGAAGACTcctatttaaatgtatttaaatttaattctatttaatttatacaaCCTGTCAGGTGTTTATCTATCGCCTGTTTTGGAAGAGTCGCGACAATCCTCGTCGCATACGCATGGATGATGTGAAGCGTGCTTTTCCGGCTCACTCGGAGAGCAGCATACGCAAACGGCTGAAGCAATGTGCAGATTTCAAGCGCACGGGCATGGACTCCAATTGGTGGGTCATCAAGCCAGAGTTTCGACTGCCCTCTGAGGAGGAAATTCGCGCCATGGTGTCGCCGGAGCAATGCTGTGCCTACTTTAGCATGATTGCAGCCGAGCAACGCCTGAAGGTGAGCGGGGTTCACTGACGAATCATGGAGTTTTAATTGAATACCTTATAACTATGTCACAGGATGCGGGCTATGGTGAGAAATCGTTGTTTGCGCCGCAGGAGGATGATGACGAGGAGGCGCAGCTGCTCGATGATGAGGTCAAGGTGGCGCCGTGGAATACTACACGCGCCTATATACAAGCTATGCGCGGCAAGTGCCTGCTGCAGCTAAGCGGACCAGCGGATCCCACTGGTTGTGGCGAAGGCTTCTCTTATGTGCGAGTGCCCAACAAGCCCACGGTATGAAATTGGTATTGTAGGCAATTGAAGGcttttatatatgaatttattccaacagcaaacaaaagaGGAGCAGGAATCGCAGCCGAAGCGTTCGGTGACCGGCACAGATGCCGATTTGCGTCGTCTGCCGCTGCAGCGGGCCAAGGAGCTGTTGCGAAAGTTTAAAGTGCCCGAGgaagaaataaaaaagctTACTCGCTGGGAGGTCATCGATGTGGTGCGCACCTTGTCCACGGAAAAGGCCAAGGCCGGCGAGGAGGGAATGGATAAGTTTTCGCGTGGCAACCGCTTCTCCATAGCCGAGCATCAGGAGCGCTACAAAGAAGAGTGTCAGCGCATCTTTGATCTACAGAATCGTGTGCTCGCCAGCTCTGAGGTTCTGTCCACCGATGAGGATGAGTCTTCGGCGTCCGAGGAATCTGACCTGGAGGAGCTGGGAAAGAATCTCGAGAATATGTTGGCCAATAAGAAGACTTCCACACAGCTGTCTTTGGAACGTGAAGAGCAGGAGCGTCAGGAATTGTTGCGCCAGCTGGAAGAAGAACAGGGAGATAGTGGCAGCAAGACGGCCAAGTCCAAAGATGATGCCACACAGCAGCcaatggccaacaacaaccaggGACGAATACTACGTATAACGCGCACCTTCAAGGGCAACGACGGCAAGGAGTACACGCGAGTGGAGACAGTGCGTCGTCAGGCGGTGATCGATGCGTATATCAAGATACGCACCACCAAAGATGAGCAGTTCATCAAACAGTTTGCCACGCTGGATGAGCAGCAGAAGGAGGAGATGAAACGCGAGAAGCGGCGCATACAGGAGCAATTGCGTCGCATCAAGCGCAACCAGGAGCGCGAGCGTCTAGCGCAGCTGGCTCAGAATCAGAAGCTGCAGCCAGGCGGCATGCCCACTTCACTGGGCGATCCCAAGAGCTCGGGCGGACATGCGCACAAGGAGCGCGATAATAGCCACAAGGAGGTCAGTCCGTCGCGCAAGAAGTTCAAGCTGAAGCCGGATCTGAAGCTCAAGTGCGGCGCCTGCGGCCAGGTGGGTCACATGCGCACCAACAAGGCGTGCCCGCTGTACACGGGCATGCAGAGCAGTCTGTCGCAGTCGAATCCCTCGTTGGCTGACGATATGGACGAGCACAGCGAGAAGGAAATGAATATGGATGACGATGATCTGGTCAATGTGGATGGCACCAAGGTCACACTAAGCAGCAAGGTGCTCAAACGTCATAGCCAAGTCCAGGACGATTTCAAGCGTCGAGGCGGTCTCACGCTCAAGGTGCCTAGGGATGCCATGGGCAAGAAGAAGCGTCGCATGGCCAAC from Drosophila virilis strain 15010-1051.87 chromosome 2, Dvir_AGI_RSII-ME, whole genome shotgun sequence carries:
- the Taf1 gene encoding transcription initiation factor TFIID subunit 1 isoform X6; its protein translation is MDTASDNDSDEGSIGGNAANDMGIDLTGILFGNIDSEGKLVDDDDDRGHVFDAELRENLSSLSKLGLNSLLNEVIDQNAGANSDEEPEEKPAPESAEGLSAFDALKAGLNSETNEDGLIKAQDDAIDYSDINELSEDCPRTPSPPSQPSEEAATSASTYDDLEDAIPATKVEAKSNKDDKELMPPPSAPMRSASAPSSGNEESPTKPGTADGTSSTDEKSSEAKEADRRLDTPLADILPSKYQNVDVCELFPDFRPQKVLRFSRLFGPGKPTSLPQIWRHVRKRRRKRHQSRDQKTTNTGGSDSPSDTEEPRRRGFGIHFGPEPSPAQCMSDDEDKLLSDLNSVDVRQEGPDNGENSDQKPKVADWRYGPAQIWYDMLEVPDSGEGFNYGFKTKQDKTSSALSKLTGDRSATSAATDVAQDQSIADDAFLMVSQLHWEDDVVWDGNDIKAKVLQKLNSKTNAAGWLPSSGSRTAGAFSQPGKSALPVGNSGSNSGGNSGKQNSGGSTKKALQSAAQNKQVEAQDDTWYSLFPVENEELIYHKWEDEVIWDAQQMSKVPKPKVLTLDPNDENIILGIPDDIDPSKINKNTGPPPKIKIPHPHVKKSKILLGKAGVINVLAEDTPPPPPKSPDRDPFNISNDSYYTPKTEPTLRLKVGGGNLIQHSTPVVELRAPFVPTHMGPMKLRAFHRPPLKKFSHGPLAQIMPHPVYPLLKHIVKKAKQREVERIASGGGDVFFMRNPEDLSGKDGDIVLAEFCEEHPPLMNQVGMCSKIKNYYKRKAEKDSGPQDYVYGEVAFAHTSPFLGILHPGQCIQALENNMYRAPIYPHKMSPTDFLIIRTRNSYWIRVVNAIFTVGQECPLYEVPGPNSKRANNFTRDFLQVFIYRLFWKSRDNPRRIRMDDVKRAFPAHSESSIRKRLKQCADFKRTGMDSNWWVIKPEFRLPSEEEIRAMVSPEQCCAYFSMIAAEQRLKDAGYGEKSLFAPQEDDDEEAQLLDDEVKVAPWNTTRAYIQAMRGKCLLQLSGPADPTGCGEGFSYVRVPNKPTQTKEEQESQPKRSVTGTDADLRRLPLQRAKELLRKFKVPEEEIKKLTRWEVIDVVRTLSTEKAKAGEEGMDKFSRGNRFSIAEHQERYKEECQRIFDLQNRVLASSEVLSTDEDESSASEESDLEELGKNLENMLANKKTSTQLSLEREEQERQELLRQLEEEQGDSGSKTAKSKDDATQQPMANNNQGRILRITRTFKGNDGKEYTRVETVRRQAVIDAYIKIRTTKDEQFIKQFATLDEQQKEEMKREKRRIQEQLRRIKRNQERERLAQLAQNQKLQPGGMPTSLGDPKSSGGHAHKERDNSHKEVSPSRKKFKLKPDLKLKCGACGQVGHMRTNKACPLYTGMQSSLSQSNPSLADDMDEHSEKEMNMDDDDLVNVDGTKVTLSSKVLKRHSQVQDDFKRRGGLTLKVPRDAMGKKKRRMANDVHCDYLQRHNKTANRRRTDPVVVLSSILEHILNELRSMPDVSPFLFPVNAKRVPDYYRVVTKPMDLQTMREYIRQRRYTSREVFLEDLKQIVDNSLIYNGSQSAYTVAAQRMFNSCFELLSEREDKLMRLEKAINPLLDDDDQVALSFIFDKLHTQVKTQSESWPFHKPVNKKAIKDYYTVIKKPMDLETIGKNIENHTYHSRADYLADIELIATNCEQYNGSEAQYTKFAKKMVEYAHSQLEEFADHCAQLEENIMKTQERARANAPEFEEAWGNDDYDLSRSRASSPGDDYIDVEGHSGLGLITPNSIHRSMGADTNLSHGTTPMRRPPMPAGTEVKRGRGRPRKQRDPVEEDLQCSTDDDEDDEEDFQEVSEDENNAAHILDQGERMHAPSDTMDYIDPKNIKTEVDIDAQQMAEEQCGEDDSQQAAEAMVQLSGIGYYAQQQQDESMDVDPNYDPSDFLAMHKPRQSLGESYNAQGAFSDFMSQVQDDSGQYNPPEASTSAAAAANMSAQEEDMPSTSNDNGMGIDEDLDISDSDDEDNGGVRIKKEVFDDAELAAQQQQQSSQPSQIYLLDASNEPVQPVDYQPQQSDFQPAQELEQLHAQQPNTQQQTEQPPSQGENDYDWLTF